TGAATCGATTTACTCCATTTCCAGCTGGCTGAGCGAATATGACGTGGATCCGCAGCAGCACACCCTGTGGCTGGCTCGCCGCCGCGCGCCGCGAGACATCACCCGCTTTCTGCGCGTAGACCCAGAACAAAATGTCGTCTTTGTCCACCGCGTACGCTATACCGAAGACCACCCCATTGCCATCGAGCGCATGTATTTCCCCATGGTGGTGGGAAAGCACATCCTGGACTTCGATGCAGATGCCGGATCCATTCATGCGCACCTGCGCGATTGCGGCGTGGACTTTGATAATGTGCGCCGCGAACTCACGTTGGAAGAAGCCAATGCGGAGGACGCTGAAGCGCTTGGCGTGGCTACGGGTACCCCGCTGTGGCGGCTGCAGATGGAGATTTCCAACCACTCCGGCGAACCCGTGGAATTGGCAGTCTACCTTTACCGCGCGGACCGCATGAAGCTGGCGATGAATAGCGTGCGCGGGGGTGTATCACCCCTAGAAGTTATCCCCACTCCGGGAAATTTTGCATAATTTTCACGGCAGCTATTCCCACCTGCTACCCTGCTTTCTATGAGAAGATTTCGCGCCAGTAGGGCGCTGGGCAGCCTCGCCATGGCGGCCGCTGTAGGAACCCTCTCGGCGTGTTCCGCGGGCCATACCGCGGTGGTCGATACCACCCAGGCAGGCAGCGACACCGCACCTTCTGCCCTCACCGTGGCTTCCACCTCTGCCGCCACCTCGCTGGATTTCACCACCACCGGTGGCGCCGCCATCCCCGCCGTGCTTATGGACAACGTGTACGAGACCCTCGTGCGCATCGATGAGGACGGCTCCATTACCCCAGGGCTTGCCACTTCGTGGGATATCAGCGATGATGCCCGCACCTATACTTTCCACCTGCGCAAGGGCGTCACCTTTTCCAATGGCGATGCCTTTAACGCTGAGACCGCCGCCTTTTCCATTAACTACGTGCGCGAGAAGTGGACTAACGGCATCGCCGCCGCCATGGATCCGGTAGACACGGCCACGGCAGTAGACGATCACACGCTCAAGGTGCGCCTCAATCAGCCGTCCAATGGCTGGCTGTGGTCCATGGGTACGGCCACCGGCGCGATGATGACGCCACACGGCATGGATAACCTCGCCGCCCAGCCGGTGGGAACCGGCCCCTATGAGGTTTCCCGCTTTGCCCCCTCGGAATTCGTAGAGCTGCACGTTCGCGACGGTTATTGGGGAAAGCCCGCCGCACAGGATGTCACGGTGCGCTATTTCCCGGATACCATCTCCTCGGTCAATGCGCTGCAGGCCGGCGGCGTGGACGTGGTCTGGGGCGTGCAGAACCCGGAGCTTCTTGATGACGTCAAAGAGGGCATCGCTACCGAGGTCGGCACCACCAATGGTGAGGTGCTGTTGTCTATGAATAATGCCCGCGCGCCTTTTAACGATCCACGGGTGCGCCAGGCCGTGGCCTATGCCGTGGACCGCTCGGCGGCCAATGACATTTTGTGGAATGGGATGGCTAAAGACACCGGCGGCGCGCCGATCCCGCCTACGGATCCGTGGTTCGAGGACAAGCACTACTACGACTACGACCCAGACAAGGCCCGCCAACTGCTCACGGAGGCCGGCGCGGAAGGCGCCGAAATTACACTGACCACGCCGACGCTGCCCTACGCCCAGACCGTCGCCGAGCTGCTGTACTCGCAGCTTACTGAGGTTGGTTTTAAGGTGACGCTGGAATCCGCCGAATTCCCGGCCGTGTGGCTAGGCCAGGTGATGGGGGCTAAGGACTATCAGATGTCGCTCATTTCCCACGTGGAGCCGCGCGATGTGCCTACCTTGTTCGGCGATCCGGATTATTACCTCAACTACGATTCCCCACGCACCCGTGAGCTTTTGGACCAGGCCGATTCCGCACCCGAGAAGGACTACCCCAAACTCATGGCACAGGCCGTGGACCAGATCATGGCGGATGCGGGCGCGCTGACGCTCATGAATATGCCCAATATCGTGCTCACCCGCGCCGGCGTGAGCGGATTGCATCC
The nucleotide sequence above comes from Corynebacterium tuberculostearicum. Encoded proteins:
- a CDS encoding GntR family transcriptional regulator, with the protein product MSPRDKQQHQKIAYYLREQISSGVLQPGDFLPSEADLCEKFSSSRGPVRQAVAALRAEGLVSSGRGRRSTVLASTQAELFESIYSISSWLSEYDVDPQQHTLWLARRRAPRDITRFLRVDPEQNVVFVHRVRYTEDHPIAIERMYFPMVVGKHILDFDADAGSIHAHLRDCGVDFDNVRRELTLEEANAEDAEALGVATGTPLWRLQMEISNHSGEPVELAVYLYRADRMKLAMNSVRGGVSPLEVIPTPGNFA
- a CDS encoding ABC transporter substrate-binding protein; protein product: MRRFRASRALGSLAMAAAVGTLSACSAGHTAVVDTTQAGSDTAPSALTVASTSAATSLDFTTTGGAAIPAVLMDNVYETLVRIDEDGSITPGLATSWDISDDARTYTFHLRKGVTFSNGDAFNAETAAFSINYVREKWTNGIAAAMDPVDTATAVDDHTLKVRLNQPSNGWLWSMGTATGAMMTPHGMDNLAAQPVGTGPYEVSRFAPSEFVELHVRDGYWGKPAAQDVTVRYFPDTISSVNALQAGGVDVVWGVQNPELLDDVKEGIATEVGTTNGEVLLSMNNARAPFNDPRVRQAVAYAVDRSAANDILWNGMAKDTGGAPIPPTDPWFEDKHYYDYDPDKARQLLTEAGAEGAEITLTTPTLPYAQTVAELLYSQLTEVGFKVTLESAEFPAVWLGQVMGAKDYQMSLISHVEPRDVPTLFGDPDYYLNYDSPRTRELLDQADSAPEKDYPKLMAQAVDQIMADAGALTLMNMPNIVLTRAGVSGLHPDQVTNALILRDLTSADADAGAKTTAAENTGKEAR